A stretch of the Leptospira kirschneri serovar Cynopteri str. 3522 CT genome encodes the following:
- a CDS encoding P83/100 family protein, which produces MFRIWIVFLCFGFSLSLFSQESSKLGEKEIRSSQRVRFINRSSARAGEEVRGTNEKVGSGLAESLKKEPDKTHTQGGISVTRIAPEEKKFGADVIAVLEDSDFGHINSIQRILAGFVKLNFGYDDKNSDILATYILYYNAIHRKDKSYISKKYSNSVIKFVTPQSIGISKRYSEWPGKTQILIPLVEDVLGKDVHTDELEDEVNKELDKKKDGQSEKDKFGDLQNEKNKKELEELKRRKEENQNKQKEISDKETKTDKELQELNKDPVKNKTQIVEKKKEKEQIQKEKEAAKKEEQKLKEKEKEVVKKDEERKNNNNSSSSSSSSKSDSKSDSSSSKSGSDNKSSSDDKKSEAELKKELADTKKELETKKEEEKKKEEFDKNVVGGKILFLKTLKYLDKGHYNNELQVLDPTKDDMIIRGDFNKICGRTFEIVDGKALVIGFEDGHSSNHKLILIDQETLKPVLFAEDNIFWRSPMIIKGDDIYAFEEVEEKYYLSRFGKDLKKQAKSSEEISPNSNVTFYGEKIYVTGKEESSGNIQITVFNKADLKLIKKIKP; this is translated from the coding sequence ATGTTCAGGATCTGGATCGTATTTTTATGTTTTGGTTTTTCCTTATCGTTATTTTCTCAGGAAAGTTCTAAACTCGGAGAAAAAGAAATTCGATCTTCTCAAAGAGTTCGATTTATCAATCGATCTTCCGCGCGAGCAGGAGAAGAAGTTAGAGGAACCAATGAAAAGGTAGGTTCCGGACTTGCCGAATCTCTCAAAAAAGAACCGGATAAAACTCACACACAAGGTGGAATCAGTGTGACCAGAATTGCTCCTGAAGAAAAAAAATTCGGAGCGGATGTGATCGCGGTTTTAGAAGATTCCGATTTTGGTCATATCAATTCTATCCAGAGAATTTTGGCCGGTTTTGTAAAACTCAACTTTGGCTATGACGATAAAAATTCGGATATTCTCGCCACTTATATTTTATATTACAACGCCATTCATAGAAAAGATAAATCTTATATCTCTAAGAAATATTCCAATTCTGTAATTAAGTTTGTAACTCCTCAATCCATAGGAATTTCCAAACGTTATTCGGAATGGCCCGGAAAAACTCAAATTTTGATTCCTCTCGTAGAAGACGTTTTGGGCAAAGACGTTCATACGGACGAATTGGAAGACGAGGTAAATAAGGAATTAGATAAGAAAAAAGACGGACAATCGGAAAAAGATAAATTCGGAGATCTTCAGAATGAAAAGAATAAAAAAGAATTAGAAGAACTGAAACGTAGAAAAGAAGAAAATCAAAATAAGCAGAAAGAAATTTCCGATAAAGAAACTAAAACCGATAAAGAACTTCAAGAGTTAAATAAAGATCCCGTAAAAAATAAAACTCAAATTGTAGAAAAGAAAAAAGAAAAAGAACAAATTCAGAAAGAAAAAGAAGCCGCTAAAAAAGAAGAACAGAAGTTAAAAGAAAAAGAAAAGGAAGTCGTAAAAAAAGACGAAGAAAGAAAGAACAATAATAACTCTTCGAGCTCATCCAGTTCTTCTAAATCCGATTCTAAAAGTGATTCGAGTAGCAGTAAATCCGGAAGCGATAACAAATCTTCTTCCGATGACAAAAAATCAGAAGCAGAACTGAAAAAAGAACTCGCAGATACTAAAAAAGAATTGGAAACAAAAAAAGAAGAAGAAAAGAAAAAAGAAGAATTCGATAAGAACGTCGTCGGAGGAAAAATTCTTTTCTTAAAAACTCTAAAATATTTAGACAAAGGACATTATAACAACGAACTACAAGTGTTAGATCCCACAAAAGACGACATGATTATCAGAGGAGATTTTAACAAAATCTGCGGTAGAACGTTTGAAATCGTGGATGGAAAAGCTCTTGTGATCGGTTTTGAAGACGGCCATTCTTCTAATCATAAACTGATTTTAATCGATCAAGAAACTTTAAAACCGGTCTTATTTGCGGAAGACAATATTTTTTGGAGATCCCCTATGATCATCAAAGGTGACGATATCTACGCTTTTGAAGAAGTAGAAGAAAAATATTATCTTTCTCGTTTTGGAAAAGATCTTAAAAAACAAGCAAAGTCTTCTGAAGAAATTAGCCCAAATTCGAACGTAACTTTCTACGGAGAAAAGATTTATGTTACTGGTAAAGAAGAAAGTTCGGGTAATATTCAGATCACCGTTTTTAATAAAGCCGATTTGAAACTGATCAAAAAAATCAAACCTTAA
- a CDS encoding CopG family transcriptional regulator has translation MARVDKRFQLLMTEEELELLKKEAEKRNLSAGEMLRLSFRNEVYRSDSYERLEALKILSNLKLK, from the coding sequence ATGGCGAGAGTAGATAAACGATTTCAACTTTTAATGACAGAAGAAGAATTAGAACTTCTTAAAAAAGAAGCGGAAAAAAGAAATTTATCCGCGGGAGAAATGTTGCGTTTATCTTTCCGAAACGAAGTATATAGATCAGATTCTTACGAAAGATTAGAAGCTCTTAAAATTCTCTCGAACTTAAAATTAAAATGA
- a CDS encoding LA_0364 family Cys-rich lipoprotein — protein MKKFHIFVLVLIATSFVLQCSELSPRQKCYEDNYCKSADADCIAASLLITSLFENNNSRTNTGTTNGGTTNGNTTTNSNSSSSLLSILYNPLFCIGSKASCEADCDKKHPY, from the coding sequence ATGAAAAAATTTCATATTTTTGTGTTGGTTTTAATTGCAACGTCATTTGTACTTCAATGTTCTGAACTTTCACCTCGTCAAAAATGTTACGAGGATAATTATTGTAAATCCGCAGATGCGGATTGTATTGCCGCTTCTTTGCTGATTACATCCTTGTTTGAAAATAATAACTCCAGAACAAATACTGGTACAACGAACGGTGGTACAACAAATGGTAATACCACTACGAATTCTAATTCTTCGAGTTCTTTATTGAGTATTCTTTATAATCCTCTATTTTGTATCGGTTCTAAAGCATCTTGCGAAGCGGATTGTGATAAAAAACACCCGTATTAA
- the serC gene encoding 3-phosphoserine/phosphohydroxythreonine transaminase, translated as MYLFQERIYNFGAGPAMLPNEVMEIAAAEFLNYKGSGMSVMEVSHREPLFEDVITEAEILLRKLLNLGGDYSVAFFSGGATLHFSALPLNLLKEGESFDVAHTGIWTKKAWEEGLKFNEVNVIYDSTNNHFTDVPVLTDSELSGKGKYLHITSNNTIYGTQYPEIPKIKQIPLVADMTSELLSRKIDVKDFGVIFAGAQKNIGPSGLSLVIIRNDLLGISGRKIPVLLDYSVMVKNRSLYNTPSTYSIYIAKLVFEWLLKLGGIEAIEKVNEQKAKLIYDFIDSSSLYVCPVQKRARSKMNVVFLLKDKNLDSKFLDEAEKSGLHGLGGHRLVGGFRASIYNSMPLSGVQKLVSFMKDFESKV; from the coding sequence ATGTATTTGTTCCAAGAAAGAATCTACAATTTTGGTGCTGGACCCGCGATGTTGCCCAATGAGGTGATGGAGATTGCAGCAGCAGAATTTTTGAACTACAAGGGTTCCGGAATGTCCGTTATGGAGGTCAGTCATAGAGAACCTCTTTTTGAAGACGTAATTACGGAAGCGGAAATACTTTTACGTAAACTTCTCAATCTTGGAGGAGATTATTCAGTCGCTTTTTTTTCGGGAGGGGCCACGTTACATTTCTCCGCTCTTCCACTCAATCTTTTGAAAGAGGGAGAAAGTTTCGACGTTGCTCATACTGGGATTTGGACTAAAAAAGCTTGGGAGGAAGGTCTTAAATTTAACGAAGTCAATGTCATTTATGACTCGACTAACAATCATTTTACGGATGTTCCTGTTCTAACAGATTCAGAGCTTTCCGGAAAAGGAAAATACCTTCATATAACTTCCAATAATACGATCTACGGGACTCAATATCCGGAGATTCCAAAAATCAAACAGATTCCACTGGTAGCCGATATGACGAGCGAACTTCTTTCTCGTAAAATCGACGTTAAAGATTTTGGAGTTATATTTGCAGGCGCTCAAAAAAACATAGGACCTTCTGGACTTAGTCTTGTAATCATTCGAAACGATTTACTCGGAATTTCAGGAAGAAAAATACCGGTCCTTTTGGATTATTCCGTCATGGTAAAAAATCGATCTCTTTACAACACTCCTTCTACATATTCTATTTATATTGCCAAACTCGTATTTGAGTGGCTTTTAAAGTTAGGCGGAATCGAAGCGATCGAAAAGGTAAATGAACAAAAAGCGAAGTTGATCTACGATTTTATCGATTCTTCTTCTTTATATGTTTGTCCGGTTCAAAAAAGAGCCCGTTCTAAAATGAACGTGGTATTTTTACTTAAGGATAAAAATTTAGATTCTAAGTTTTTAGACGAGGCGGAGAAAAGCGGCTTACACGGTTTAGGCGGTCATAGGTTGGTAGGAGGTTTTAGGGCTTCTATCTACAATTCTATGCCTCTCTCGGGAGTTCAAAAATTGGTTTCCTTTATGAAGGATTTTGAATCTAAGGTTTGA
- the rpiB gene encoding ribose 5-phosphate isomerase B produces MKKIGIASDHGGFELKEFLRKSLAGELEIVDYGTKDESSVDYPIVISDACKKVLSKEVEGLIALCGTGIGASIAANRMSGIRAALCHDQFTAEMSKRHNNANVLVLGGRIIGKELALNIVRTWINTSFEGGRHERRINQLETLNS; encoded by the coding sequence ATGAAAAAAATCGGAATCGCCTCTGATCACGGAGGTTTTGAACTAAAGGAATTTCTCCGTAAGTCACTTGCAGGAGAATTGGAAATCGTAGACTACGGAACCAAGGACGAAAGTTCTGTGGATTATCCGATCGTTATTTCAGACGCTTGTAAAAAAGTTCTTTCCAAAGAAGTGGAAGGTTTGATCGCTCTTTGTGGAACCGGGATTGGGGCTTCCATTGCCGCTAATCGTATGAGTGGAATTCGTGCCGCACTTTGCCACGATCAATTTACCGCTGAAATGTCCAAACGTCATAATAACGCGAATGTTCTCGTTTTGGGTGGGAGGATTATCGGCAAGGAGTTGGCTCTCAACATCGTACGCACTTGGATCAATACTTCTTTTGAAGGTGGACGTCACGAAAGAAGGATCAATCAACTCGAGACTCTAAATTCTTAA
- a CDS encoding LamG-like jellyroll fold domain-containing protein encodes MISKYLKKRSGSHSCVADYILIFVNHIFVVSCFALHQNFGFSNISYILKLWNKIKITFLPTILFFFFYSFPLFTETKVFPLDDLQKNGLELSGNNSENKVLKLQTRNRSLGSELYLDFESGSPSDLKDISGNYKILMSSYLPDSENVFHSKRSARFSGKRTGIKIAHSNSGLLTSKDLTKEFYISFSFLPGTVEKDATLISKLYETSGNSYGWDLKITDDRLKAGFYSFFETEEKRFLSLHLTSNTTLKKNQWNRVLLYFNPNDREIVLYLNGKESARAAIPASQNLTRIGFHSDDTTSFRIASSYYGWMENFSVFPGKPNPSSEDTSFPGQNFDPETHTSESKFGIGISPVYKSKYSSSFLEEVQLKAVIPTSSAMELYLRVSPVPFTPNSESPAWIGIDLRKLENSKIDSFEPDTYKIPLKYSLKKFLGITEDKTDLLPFRYYQWRVKFKSDPSGNKTPELKNISLTFRETNPPVRPLGLKVAENGVDDSGPSVCLNWKSNPEKDVINGGGYFVHYGIHPDRMVGIVRGTLGESGETPNKKNRPKHPASDYLDPISGLPAGKNHIHIQEYYNKLSTCIDNKIISLNSEILLEKNQLFLKKGTTYFFRISAYNKFYHFQNGKDQVSALSDPVEVYFLSE; translated from the coding sequence ATGATTTCAAAATACTTAAAAAAACGTAGTGGTTCTCACAGCTGTGTAGCAGACTACATTTTGATATTTGTAAACCATATATTCGTTGTTAGCTGTTTTGCTTTACATCAGAATTTTGGTTTTAGTAATATTTCCTACATCCTAAAGCTTTGGAACAAAATCAAAATTACCTTTTTGCCGACGATTTTATTTTTCTTTTTTTACTCTTTTCCACTTTTTACGGAGACCAAAGTTTTTCCGTTAGACGATCTACAAAAAAACGGATTGGAACTTTCCGGAAATAATTCGGAGAACAAGGTCTTAAAACTACAAACTAGAAATCGAAGTCTAGGTTCCGAACTTTATCTGGATTTTGAATCCGGAAGTCCGTCCGATTTGAAAGATATATCAGGAAATTATAAAATTCTCATGTCTTCTTATTTGCCGGATTCGGAAAACGTTTTTCATTCTAAAAGAAGTGCACGTTTTTCGGGTAAAAGAACCGGAATCAAAATCGCACATTCCAATTCAGGCCTTTTGACTTCTAAAGATCTAACAAAAGAATTTTACATTTCTTTCAGTTTTCTTCCTGGGACTGTTGAAAAAGACGCGACTCTAATTTCTAAACTCTATGAAACGTCCGGAAATAGTTACGGTTGGGATTTAAAGATTACGGATGATCGACTCAAAGCCGGTTTTTATTCTTTTTTTGAAACAGAAGAAAAACGGTTTCTTTCTCTGCATCTGACTTCTAATACGACCCTGAAAAAAAATCAATGGAATAGGGTTCTTCTTTATTTCAACCCTAACGATCGGGAAATTGTACTTTATCTCAATGGAAAAGAATCGGCAAGAGCTGCTATTCCTGCTAGTCAAAATTTGACTCGAATCGGTTTTCATTCCGACGACACTACTTCGTTTCGAATCGCGAGTTCTTATTACGGCTGGATGGAAAATTTTTCTGTCTTTCCGGGAAAACCAAATCCTAGCTCCGAAGACACTTCCTTTCCAGGGCAGAATTTTGATCCGGAAACCCATACTTCCGAATCCAAGTTTGGAATTGGAATTTCCCCTGTTTATAAAAGTAAATATTCTAGTTCTTTTTTAGAAGAAGTTCAATTGAAGGCAGTAATTCCGACCTCTTCCGCTATGGAGCTTTATCTGAGAGTGTCTCCGGTTCCGTTTACTCCAAATTCCGAATCTCCCGCCTGGATCGGTATTGACTTAAGAAAATTAGAAAATTCTAAAATAGATTCTTTTGAACCAGATACCTATAAAATCCCTTTAAAATATTCCCTAAAAAAATTTTTGGGAATTACGGAAGATAAAACCGACCTTCTTCCGTTTCGATATTATCAATGGAGAGTTAAATTTAAATCTGATCCCAGCGGAAATAAAACTCCGGAACTAAAAAATATATCTCTGACCTTTAGAGAAACAAATCCTCCTGTACGTCCACTTGGTCTAAAAGTCGCTGAAAATGGTGTCGACGATAGCGGTCCAAGTGTGTGTCTAAATTGGAAATCCAATCCGGAAAAAGATGTCATTAACGGAGGCGGATATTTCGTTCATTACGGAATTCATCCGGATCGAATGGTTGGAATTGTTCGAGGAACTTTAGGTGAATCGGGAGAAACACCTAATAAAAAAAATCGTCCTAAACATCCGGCTTCGGATTATTTAGATCCGATTTCTGGACTTCCTGCCGGAAAAAATCATATTCATATTCAAGAATATTATAATAAACTTTCTACTTGTATCGATAATAAGATTATTTCTTTGAATTCGGAAATCCTTTTGGAAAAAAATCAGCTATTTTTAAAAAAGGGAACCACTTACTTTTTTAGGATTAGCGCTTATAATAAATTCTATCATTTCCAAAATGGAAAAGACCAGGTTTCTGCTTTAAGTGATCCCGTTGAAGTTTATTTTTTGAGCGAGTAG